In Chroogloeocystis siderophila 5.2 s.c.1, a genomic segment contains:
- a CDS encoding DUF2079 domain-containing protein, whose translation MAIAFFVLNLVLGLHRYYSFYATFDQGIFNQVFWNNLHGRFFQSSLSSSLSTNVVHSGEIPEVYYHRLGQHFTPALLLWLPIYALFPSPATLTVLQVSFVTAAGLVLYALARHYIAPPIAAMITASFYAANAVLGPTQSNFHDISQIPLFVFGLLLAMEKRWWWLFWLLAVLTLAVREDSGIVLFGVGFYLIASRRYPRVGLAVCALGCGYILVLTNAIMPLFSQDISRRFMLERFGQYADGPEASTLDIIWGMISNPWRLIVELFTPFFGTIKYLIGQWLPLAFVPAIAPASWAIAGFPLLKLFLGQGQSVLAINIRYAMTVVPGLFYGAILWWSRHPRKFKPVFRRFWVACICLSLFFSFTSSTSSLNRSFYFLLPDSFNPWVYVSLPQQWHHVRQMRSLLAQIPADASVSATTYIVPHLSSRREILRWPMLQLRNDAREVIEMEYAIADLWQLQQYQAAFDEERQLLQTSIAAIDQLTSNQQYGVIGFQDGVILMQRGVVSLPQAVTAWLTFRQQIVKTMI comes from the coding sequence GTGGCAATCGCATTTTTTGTGCTTAACCTCGTGTTAGGCTTGCATCGCTACTACAGCTTTTACGCGACGTTTGACCAAGGCATTTTTAATCAAGTATTTTGGAACAATCTTCACGGCAGATTTTTTCAAAGTTCGCTTTCCTCAAGTTTGTCTACGAATGTCGTGCATAGTGGCGAAATTCCCGAAGTTTACTATCACCGTTTAGGACAACACTTCACCCCAGCCTTACTGCTGTGGCTACCGATTTACGCCTTGTTTCCTTCGCCAGCGACTCTTACAGTTTTACAAGTGTCTTTTGTGACTGCGGCGGGTTTAGTGTTATATGCGCTAGCGCGACACTATATTGCACCACCAATCGCAGCAATGATTACTGCTAGCTTCTACGCCGCGAATGCAGTTTTAGGTCCAACGCAGTCGAATTTTCATGATATCAGCCAAATTCCTTTATTTGTCTTTGGGCTACTTCTAGCAATGGAAAAACGCTGGTGGTGGCTATTTTGGCTGCTTGCAGTTTTAACTTTAGCTGTGCGGGAAGATAGCGGGATTGTGTTATTTGGAGTTGGTTTTTATTTAATCGCTAGTAGACGCTATCCGCGCGTGGGACTTGCCGTGTGTGCGCTTGGTTGTGGTTATATTCTGGTACTAACCAATGCGATTATGCCTCTATTTTCACAAGATATTTCTCGCCGCTTCATGTTAGAACGATTTGGACAGTATGCAGATGGTCCAGAAGCTTCGACATTAGATATTATTTGGGGAATGATTAGCAACCCCTGGCGGTTGATTGTTGAATTATTTACGCCGTTTTTTGGCACAATTAAATACTTAATCGGTCAATGGTTGCCGTTAGCGTTTGTACCTGCTATTGCGCCTGCATCGTGGGCGATCGCAGGGTTTCCGTTACTTAAATTATTCTTAGGTCAAGGACAATCAGTATTAGCGATCAACATTCGCTATGCAATGACGGTTGTACCAGGTTTATTTTATGGCGCAATTCTTTGGTGGTCGAGACATCCTAGAAAGTTTAAACCTGTATTTCGTCGCTTTTGGGTAGCTTGTATTTGTTTATCGTTGTTTTTCTCTTTTACTTCTAGCACTTCAAGTCTCAATCGCAGTTTTTACTTTTTATTACCTGATTCATTTAACCCTTGGGTTTATGTTTCGCTCCCGCAACAATGGCATCATGTCAGACAAATGCGATCGCTGCTTGCGCAAATTCCGGCTGATGCGAGCGTGTCTGCAACGACATATATCGTACCTCATCTTTCGAGTCGTCGCGAAATTCTCCGTTGGCCTATGCTACAACTACGTAACGATGCGCGAGAAGTGATTGAGATGGAGTATGCGATCGCAGATTTATGGCAATTACAGCAGTATCAAGCCGCGTTTGACGAAGAACGGCAATTATTACAAACTAGCATCGCGGCGATCGATCAACTTACCAGTAACCAGCAATACGGAGTTATTGGTTTTCAAGATGGTGTCATTTTGATGCAACGCGGTGTAGTTTCGCTACCTCAAGCCGTAACAGCGTGGTTAACCTTCCGACAACAAATCGTCAAAACTATGATTTGA